tcatcttctcctgaagatgttccagtgtaccaaatttgatatctgtcaagcaaagggttctcaaaatattgagcggacagtatattcccatgtcccatttgacctcaaaatcaagaaaggtaatcttttcctgaagatgtacaagtgtaccaagtttgatgtctgtcaagcaaagggttctctagacattgagtggtaagtatattccaatgttcagtttgacccttgacccttgacctattgattgacctcaaaatcaataggggtcatctactccttgggaTGTAACAGTGTACCAAATTCGATgtgtcaagtaaagggttctcaagatattgagcggacaaggTCTTCccatgtccagagtagattgacccttgacctttggaccagaaaaacaataggggtcctcttctactcataaccaacgcacatatgaaatatcactacGATCAAGTgattggttcttaagatattgagcggaaaacatgtggtctaccgaccgacaggtgcacaccaatatgcctctcttcttcaaaggggggcataattaaATATAGATGCACCCAAGAAAATTATCATTGACAGAATTACAGTCGAAAAACTTTTGTTGCTGAAAAACTGCAGGTATAGGGATTTTGAGAGACATTGgcaaaatatttaattgaaatttaataggattaaattattatttataaacaagatgtacttTCTACCTTACTGTTTGCTTGTCTCTGTATAGTTATTATTTACTAGTAATTGGTTGTATAACAAGacataattaataaaaatcTTGTTGGGCAGCGTTTCTAATTATAGATGTTTTGGTCAGTAGGAGATATAGAATTGACCAATGAGATAAGAGCAACCAGGGGCATTGATGCCCAGAGGGGGAGTCTGtaattgtttcatttcataCTTAAGACGCTTGCGTTTGCAGCTACTTCTTTCTTCGTATTCTATTTGGCCTATTTACCGACTTATTTCTACGTGAAACCTTACACTGTGATGCATAGTGATTTTTTATAAGACGTGTGGAACTCAAGTGGCACAATTTCGATTGGAATCGTGTGGATTTTGGTTTTCTAACTTGTAACTGTGATAGCCAAACTTAGTGACGCCATGGGGCCTAAACGCGCAAGATCTGCGCCATACTGCTACAATCCCGATTTACCGGAGAACTGGACTTCAGCACAGTTGAAGGAATCTTTAAAATCTCGCGGGATATCTTTCCCAGCCAATGCACGTAGATCTGTGCTAATTCGTTTGCATACGGACAATACTGCAAGTGCGCGATCCCACAATGCAACGGAAAACCTTCATAATGACAGAGACCTTCCGAGATCCCATAATGCAACGGACCAAAACAGTAATGGCGATGATCGTCAAAATAACGTGCTGATTGACATTGTTTCCAAGTTAACGTCAACTGTACAgtccttacaacagaatgtcaTTAATTTGACTTCGAGAGTAAATTCCCTGACACCGGGAGCAGTTTCTCAGTCAGTCTCTCATGCAGTCGTCAACAACGCTCAAGGTCAGGAGAGATTGTGCACAGCTGGTACCAGTTCAGTAGCAACAGACAATTACACGTTGGACACCGCGTTTGCCCGTATATCTACAGCAGCAGCCGGATCTGCCGACCAAATCCCAGAATTTAAGCGGACAAAATACGGGTTCTCCGCAGAGTCCTTGCCTTTGGTGGAGACGATTTCGCCCCAACTGCGGCAACAAATCACCTCAGGTAAGGATGTCAATCTGGCATCATTGCTCATTCCTTATTACATTCCCCCAGACGAGAAGGATGAAATTAAGAAATCAGACAAGAGGCTTTTGCGTTCCCTTACCATCGGTGAATTTATCCAGGCTTTTGGGATATATAAGAACATAATGGGACAAGCTTACCCCCAGAGAAGACAAGAACTAGATTTGTATGAAAGAGATATCATCGATATGGCTACCAGATATCCAGGAAAGGGGTTCTATGAGTATCATAGGCAATTCAGCCTCATGGCAGCTTCACATCTTaagtacaacaatattttggtTGACTGGTCTGTACGCAACAACACTCTTTTTTGTAACTTGTTTGCAAACACAAGAGCTCAAACCTGTGCCACCTGCAACAGTACTTTGCATCTATCTGGGTTTTGTCCATTATACGGGGCTGCTGGAGAAAAACGAAATGGTGACATGGACTCTTATGGAAGGAAAAGGCAGTTTCATGAAGGAAAAGGAATTTGTAATAATTTCAATGGTTTAAGGGGTTGTCAATTACCCAGATGTCGCAATGCACACCTATGCAGTGAGTGTAAAGGGGACCATTCGAAACAGAATTGTACCTACACAAAAAACTTGAGTGTGCCCCACTTAGCTGGGGCTCACAACCATCAAAAGATGTAAGAGAAAACTACAGTATAGAAATTTCCACACCAGTAAACACTGACATGATACAATCTCTTCTGTCGGACCACCCTGATCATCAGTCTACAGATTACCTACTCAATGGCCTTAAATTCGGCTTTCATACTGGTTTCCAACATCTTCCCAAGACAGCACATGAATGTAAAAATTTGAGATCAGCTTTATTAAATTCAGACAGTGTTACAGAACTTGTACAAAAAGAACTTTCCATGGGTTATTTATATGGACCATTTGATGAAATTCCTTTCGAACACTATCGCATTAATCCCATTGGTATAGCAGAGAGTAAATACTCACAGAAGAAACGT
Above is a genomic segment from Ostrea edulis chromosome 3, xbOstEdul1.1, whole genome shotgun sequence containing:
- the LOC130052607 gene encoding uncharacterized protein LOC130052607; the protein is MGPKRARSAPYCYNPDLPENWTSAQLKESLKSRGISFPANARRSVLIRLHTDNTASARSHNATENLHNDRDLPRSHNATDQNSNGDDRQNNVLIDIVSKLTSTVQSLQQNVINLTSRVNSLTPGAVSQSVSHAVVNNAQGQERLCTAGTSSVATDNYTLDTAFARISTAAAGSADQIPEFKRTKYGFSAESLPLVETISPQLRQQITSDEEIPNACARGRFDTNSLPTSFRVAKELKDHLEHLWDSSLCSSTRRTYSSALQCFLSFVCMSGITFLSNCLPVVNESLLVYFVTHCKSVLKLKYETSYI